Proteins from a genomic interval of Liolophura sinensis isolate JHLJ2023 chromosome 3, CUHK_Ljap_v2, whole genome shotgun sequence:
- the LOC135463467 gene encoding fatty acid-binding protein 1-like — protein MAAFNGKWKLTKVDNFEAYLDALGVSADLKTKAVSLLTPSNDIFQEINVSGDSITLKSVTPLWTREHTAKFGEAFNEPDLEGKGELTIVINQEGDKLTEQQTGKYTSTTSGRLPEGISSTSVFT, from the exons ATGGCTGCTTTCAACGGAAAATGGAAATTGACCAAGGTGGATAACTTTGAGGCTTACTTGGACGCCTTAG GTGTCTCTGCTGATCTCAAAACGAAGGCCGTAAGCCTGCTGACTCCGTCCAATGATATCTTCCAAGAGATCAACGTGTCAGGGGATAGCATCACGTTAAAGTCCGTCACACCGTTGTGGACTCGTGAACACACCGCAAAGTTTGGGGAAGCTTTCAATGAACCTGACTTGGAAGGAAAAGGTGAACTGACG ATTGTAATCAATCAGGAAGGTGATAAGCTCACAGAACAGCAGACTGGAAAGTACACATCAACAACGTCAGGGAGATTGCCGGAGGGAATCTCGTCTACGTCAGTATTCACTTGA